A stretch of the Papaver somniferum cultivar HN1 chromosome 6, ASM357369v1, whole genome shotgun sequence genome encodes the following:
- the LOC113285639 gene encoding GDSL esterase/lipase At1g31550-like isoform X1 — protein MGEIGTNDYNHPFFQGRSLGEIQTFVPEIIKAISFAIKVLIKEGAVTFMVPGNLPIGCAALYLTKFRSPEIADYDEIGCIKWLNEFSMFHNKLLQKELDILRVIHPHTNIIYADYYSVIMKIYQSPKSFGFESGILKACCGGEGPYNCNKSVQCGSVGARVYGDPSKHVNWDGFHLTEATYKIIANALIQEHYRFFFPATRIISNTTYILICSSVLVPLPILIMIYNNFSKYYYIIFPDKKGEARDEELTQSM, from the exons ATGGGAGAAATCGGTACAAACGATTATAATCATCCATTCTTCCAAGGAAGAAGTCTAGGGGAGATTCAAACTTTCGTACCCGAAATCATCAAAGCCATTTCCTTCGCCATAAAG GTCTTGATAAAGGAAGGTGCTGTAACATTCATGGTCCCCGGAAACTTACCAATTGGGTGTGCAGCACTGTATTTAACTAAATTCAGGAGCCCTGAAATAGCCGATTATGATGAGATTGGTTGTATCAAGTGGTTAAACGAGTTCTCCATGTTCCACAACAAATTGCTTCAGAAAGAGTTGGATATTTTGAGAGTAATACACCCACACACCAACATTATTTATGCTGATTACTACAGTGTCATCATGAAGATTTACCAATCTCCCAAATCATTCG GATTTGAGAGTGGGATTCTTAAAGCATGTTGCGGAGGTGAAGGTCCATACAACTGCAACAAATCTGTTCAGTGTGGAAGTGTTGGTGCAAGAGTTTATGGTGATCCATCAAAGCATGTGAACTGGGATGGTTTTCATTTGACTGAAGCCACATACAAAATTATAGCCAATGCTTTGATACAAGAACATTATCGGTTCTTCTTCCCTGCCACCCGTATCATCAGTAACACTACATACATTTTGATCTGTTCATCCGTACTTGTACCATTGCCAATCCTGATCATGATTTATAATAACTTCTCCAAGTATTATTACATTATATTCCCTGACAAGAAAGGGGAAGCCCGTGATGAGGAACTAACGCAATCCATGTAA
- the LOC113290790 gene encoding uncharacterized protein LOC113290790, producing MGTILKVNGKTKDNIKARLDLQRMGIRKDLWATRTGDKYRVPNASYVMSNKEKDSFCKLLREIKVPDGYASNISRCVNLKERRLIGLKSHDCHVLLEHLLPIAIRGNLPDDVCEAVTELFMFLKVLCATVLNMADLDKLQDSIAITLCKLERIFPPSFFVVMMHLPIHLVEQAKVGGPVQYRWMYPIERYLRKLKRYVRNKAHPEGSMAKGQIIEESLVLIERHMNSVVTKFNQLGRNEDNTRFQSAVNKLSVFRQSGEFQGKKRVASFSEEEFQQMKLAVLKNCDEVHQYEEEHKSMLEGTSHAHRNHTEEFPRWFERKIYQLHKETSQVSEELLSLAGGPCREALSFNIYTVNGYRFQTKRWEQGRTTQNAGVCVTIEKDYFGVLTDIIELRYVGGFRVVLFKCDWRDVDSDRGCRKDKHGVVTAVNRTVSCWQDEPYVLPSQVSQVMYVNEGEESQWQTVIKLKPRNYYDMPVRDINTDLSPSEAAQDLYSAYSMEDVQLEPQQDDDDNFVWDRCDVPEETVTYVAPEQGRGKAVDEDDADVESVYTTSDDDDLLEFEESDNEMDWD from the exons ATGGGGACCATATTGAAGGTCAATGGGAAGACAAAAGACAATATAAAAGCTCGATTGGACCTACAAAGGATGGGTATACGGAAGGACTTATGGGCGACGAGAACAGGGGATAAGTATAGGGTGCCAAACGCTTCATATGTGATGTCGAACAAGGAGAAGGATTCATTTTGTAAACTTTTGAGGGAAATTAAGGTTCCTGACGGGTACGCATCAAACATTTCTCGATGTGTGAACCTTAAAGAGCGGCGGCTTATTGGTCTAAAGAGTCACGATTGCCATGTTCTATTGGAACATTTGTTACCAATAGCAATTCGTGGAAATTTGCCAGATGATGTGTGTGAAGCAGTGACTGAGTTATTTATGTTTTTAAAAGTTCTGTGTGCTACTGTCCTTAATATGGCTGACTTAGACAAACTACAAGACAGTATTGCAATCACATTGTGCAAGTTAGAAAGGATATTCCCCCCATCTTTTTTTGTTGTGATGATGCACTTGCCCATTCATCTAGTAGAACAAGCAAAGGTTGGTGGTCCGGTGCAGTATCGTTGGATGTATCCAATTGAGAG GTACTTGCGGAAGTTAAAGCGTTATGTGCGGAATAAAGCTCATCCTGAAGGCTCGATGGCGAAAGGGCAAATAATAGAAGAATCTCTCGTATTAATTGAGCGCCATATGAATAGTGTAGTTACGAAGTTTAATCAACTTGGTAGAAACGAGGATAACACTCGATTTCAGTCAGCAGTTAATAAGTTGTCTGTTTTCAGACAATCCGGTGAATTTCAAGGTAAGAAACGTGTGGCCTCGTTTTCAGAGGAAGAGTTCCAACAAATGAAATTGGCTGTTCTCAAGAATTgtgatgaagtgcaccaatatgaGGA AGAACACAAATCTATGCTTGAAGGAACTAGCCACGCACATAGAAATCACACCGAAGAATTTCCTAGATGGTTTGAACGTAAA ATTTACCAACTGCACAAAGAGACCAGTCAGGTGAGTGAAGAACTATTATCATTGGCCGGAGGTCCTTGCCGAGAAGCTCTGTCTTTCAACATTTACACGGTCAATGGGTACCGCTTTCAGACAAAACGTTGGGAGCAGGGAAGAACGACACAAAACGCTGGAGTATGTGTAACCATCGAGAAGGATTATTTTGGAGTGCTAACTGATATTATAGAGTTGAGGTATGTGGGTGGATTCCGTGTTGTTCTTTTCAAATGTGATTGGCGGGATGTAGATAGTGATAGGGGATGCAGGAAAGATAAACATGGAGTTGTTACTGCTGTTAATAGAACCGTAAGTTGTTGGCAAGATGAACCTTATGTGTTACCTTCTCAAGTATCACAAGTTATGTATGTGAATGAAGGAGAGGAGTCCCAGTGGCAGACAGTGATAAAACTAAAACCTCGGAACTATTATGATATGCCGGTGCGTGATATTAATACAGATTTGAGTCCTAGTGAAGCAGCACAGGATTTGTACTCGGCTTATTCTATGGAAGATGTACAACTTGAACCGCAGCAGGATGATGATGACAATTTTGTTTGGGATAGGTGTGATGTTCCGGAAGAAACCGTCACTTACGTTGCGCCAGAACAAGGACGAGGGAAAGCTGTCGATGAAGATGATGCTGATGTTGAAAGTGTTTATACTACTAGCGATGATGATGATTTGCTCGAATTTGAAGAGTCTGACAATGAGATGGACTGGGATTAA
- the LOC113288985 gene encoding uncharacterized protein LOC113288985: protein MIGMWVRQSDNFPLTVRLFRNMPEEKIARVSKLVRDYYILVPDDENAEEAIRTQMRLAYVRYRSELAAYYRTFDSHEEALRHPSPRIRNVDDWAYMCDFFNTNVKFKVYKIFWSYPLQ, encoded by the exons ATGATAGGAATGTGGGTGCGCCAAAGTGACAACTTCCCTTTGACTGTGCGTTTGTTTAGAAACATGCCTGAAGAAAAGATAGCAAGAGTATCTAAACTTGTCAGG gATTACTATATCTTAGTACCTGATGATGAAAACGCTGAAGAGGCTATTAGAACACAAATGAGGTTGGCTTATGTTAGATATCGATCTGAGTTGGCGGCGTACTACAGAACGTTTGATAGTCATGAGGAAGCTTTGCGACATCCATCCCCAAGAATCCGCAATGTTGATGATTGGGCTTATATGTGTGACTTCTTTAACACTAATGTAAagtttaaggtatataaaattttctGGTCTTACCCTTTGCAATGA
- the LOC113285639 gene encoding GDSL esterase/lipase At1g28610-like isoform X2, which yields MVPGNLPIGCAALYLTKFRSPEIADYDEIGCIKWLNEFSMFHNKLLQKELDILRVIHPHTNIIYADYYSVIMKIYQSPKSFGFESGILKACCGGEGPYNCNKSVQCGSVGARVYGDPSKHVNWDGFHLTEATYKIIANALIQEHYRFFFPATRIISNTTYILICSSVLVPLPILIMIYNNFSKYYYIIFPDKKGEARDEELTQSM from the exons ATGGTCCCCGGAAACTTACCAATTGGGTGTGCAGCACTGTATTTAACTAAATTCAGGAGCCCTGAAATAGCCGATTATGATGAGATTGGTTGTATCAAGTGGTTAAACGAGTTCTCCATGTTCCACAACAAATTGCTTCAGAAAGAGTTGGATATTTTGAGAGTAATACACCCACACACCAACATTATTTATGCTGATTACTACAGTGTCATCATGAAGATTTACCAATCTCCCAAATCATTCG GATTTGAGAGTGGGATTCTTAAAGCATGTTGCGGAGGTGAAGGTCCATACAACTGCAACAAATCTGTTCAGTGTGGAAGTGTTGGTGCAAGAGTTTATGGTGATCCATCAAAGCATGTGAACTGGGATGGTTTTCATTTGACTGAAGCCACATACAAAATTATAGCCAATGCTTTGATACAAGAACATTATCGGTTCTTCTTCCCTGCCACCCGTATCATCAGTAACACTACATACATTTTGATCTGTTCATCCGTACTTGTACCATTGCCAATCCTGATCATGATTTATAATAACTTCTCCAAGTATTATTACATTATATTCCCTGACAAGAAAGGGGAAGCCCGTGATGAGGAACTAACGCAATCCATGTAA